The Belonocnema kinseyi isolate 2016_QV_RU_SX_M_011 chromosome 10, B_treatae_v1, whole genome shotgun sequence genome has a window encoding:
- the LOC117181297 gene encoding uncharacterized protein F54H12.2-like has protein sequence MNQDKFLLNGVELRVRLVRSKDAFCLMDPTNRAYLHTEEAALLIRRAKISPGILLAHAKTLSHGTAKYPLTRVEVKTLTIHSGIQNETLDNFILGQLHKRIIIGIVENDAFNGHRSKNLFNFRHFNINHFSLYVDRMQIPLKPLQPDFLKGKLYIDAYHILFSGTGIHFMNERNNIDCFDYANGYCLFAFDLTPDLSANCQSHWNLVKHGSLGIELRVEETLQQTNNYIVYAE, from the coding sequence ATGAATCAAGATAAATTTCTCTTAAATGGTGTTGAACTTAGAGTTCGACTGGTGCGTTCTAAGGATGCTTTTTGTCTTATGGATCCTACTAATCGGGCATATCTTCATACTGAAGAAGCAGCTCTTCTTATTCGACGTGCAAAAATCAGCCCTGGAATTCTGCTTGCACACGCGAAAACTCTTTCTCACGGTACGGCCAAGTACCCACTTACCAGAGTAGAGGTTAAAACACTCACAATTCATTCTGGTATTCAAAATGAAACTCTCGATAATTTTATACTCGGCCAACTACATAAAAGAATCATCATCGGAATTGTCGAAAATGACGCATTTAACGGTCATCGTAGTAAAAATCTCTTTAACTTTAGACACTTTAATATCAATCATTTCTCTCTTTACGTGGATCGTATGCAAATTCCGTTAAAGCCTTTGCAACCAGATTTCTTAAAAGGAAAGCTATACATAGATGCTTATCATATTCTGTTTTCCGGAACGGGAATTCATTTTATGAACGAGAGAAATAATATTGATTGTTTTGATTACGCAAATGGATACTGCCTCTTTGCCTTTGACCTTACTCCTGATCTTTCTGCAAATTGTCAATCACACTGGAATCTCGTTAAACATGGCAGCCTTGGCATTGAGCTTCGTGTAGAAGAAACACTACAACAAACTAATAATTATATAGTCTACGCAGAATAA